In Mauremys reevesii isolate NIE-2019 linkage group 16, ASM1616193v1, whole genome shotgun sequence, a single window of DNA contains:
- the SLC22A31 gene encoding putative solute carrier family 22 member 31 isoform X2 — protein sequence MEFDARLLRPAGGFGRRARLLAAATWVPNAALALGFFAGLLLAAPPAHRCRPDPALLPPALRNLSGRALLNASVPRGPAGWSRCLLYRYAPGAAGPNRTGPCTRGWDYELPAAGLRSSLVTQWDLVCSDRWKVPLEQTTYLLGWLSGCIVLGLACDRFGRRATFVFSLVLAVPLGIGVALALNYMMLLSLRLLLGAALAGTFLSLYVARLELCDPPHRLMVVMVAGFFWVAGELLLPGLAVLCRQWRLLQGAVTLTLALLATCWGCPSLFPESPRWLLATRQLEKGRKGLRALAEGNGVSLEDEFYSQEHLLAELESEGAPLPRYHTLCEVFSTRVIWKNSLILGFTAFIGSGIRPCFTRNLAPYLPQFHFSYFLLAALEAAACLFLCVTVNRVGRRPILLLCTILTGIASLLLLALTQYLLDWIILTLSVLGIAYSQAVTMLSIFFASEVLPTVVSSPFDVLPLSQLNRCLDAMAESCGA from the exons aTGGAGTTCGACGCGCGGCTGCTGCGGCCCGCGGGCGGCTTCGGGCGCCGCGCCCGGCTCCTGGCGGCCGCCACCTGGGTCCCTAACGCGGCGCTGGCGCTGGGCTTCTTCGCggggctgctgctggcggcgccGCCCGCCCACCGCTGCCGCCCGGACCCCGCGCTGCTGCCGCCCGCGCTGCGCAAcctgtcgggccgggcgctgctcAACGCCTCGGTGCCGCGGGGCCCCGCGGGCTGGAGCCGCTGCCTCCTGTATCGCTACGCGcccggcgccgcggggcccaacCGCACCGGGCCCTGCACCCGCGGCTGGGACTACGAGCTGCCCGCGGCCGGGCTGCGCTCCAGCCTCGTCACCCAG TGGGACTTGGTGTGCTCGGATCGCTGGAAGGTGCCACTCGAACAGACCACCTACCTGCTGGGCTGGCTCAGCGGCTGCATTGTGCTCGGCTTGGCCTGCGACAG GTTTGGCCGGCGTGCCACCTTCGTGTTCTCCCTGGTGCTGGCGGTTCCGCTGGGCATCGGTGTGGCGCTGGCACTGAATTACATGATGCTGCTGTCGCTGCGGCTCCTTCTCGGTGCTGCGCTGGCTGGCACCTTCCTCTCCCTTTACGTCGCAA ggctggagctgtgcGACCCTCCCCACCGGCTGATGGTCGTCATGGTTGCGGGGTTCTTCTGGgttgctggggagctgctgctgccaggcttGGCGGTGCTGTGTCGGCAATGGCGGCTGCTGCAGGGGGCCGTGACGCTGACACTGGCCCTGCTGGCCACCTGCTGGGG CTGCCCGTCGCTGTTCCCAGAGTCACCCCGCTGGCTGCTGGCCACGCGGCAGCTGGAGAAGGGCAGGAAGGGTCTGCGGGCCCTTGCGGAGGGCAACGGTGTGAGCCTGGAGGACGAATTCTACAGCCAGGAGCACCTGTTAGCAG AGCTGGAGTCTGAGGGGGCCCCGCTGCCCCGCTACCACACGCTCTGCGAGGTCTTCAGCACCCGAGTCATCTGGAAAAACAGCCTCATCCTCGGCTTCACGGC GTTCATCGGCAGCGGGATCCGGCCCTGCTTCACACGCAACCTGGCTCCCTACCTCCCCCAGTTCCACTTCTCCTACTTCCTGCTGGCGGCGCTGGAGGCGGCGGCCTGCCTCTTCCTTTGCGTCACCGTCAACCGCGTCGGGCGCCGCCCCATCCTGCTGCTCTGCACCATCCTGACCGGCATcgcctcgctgctgctgctggccctgaCGCAGT ATCTGCTGGACTGGATCATCCTGACCCTCTCTGTCCTGGGCATCGCGTACTCACAGGCCGTCACCATGCTCAGCATCTTCTTTGCCAGTGAGGTCCTTCCCACCGTGGTCAG ctctccctTTGATGTACTGCCCCTGAGTCAACTAAACCGCTGTCTGGATGCCATGGCAGAGTCCTGTGGGGCGTGA
- the SLC22A31 gene encoding putative solute carrier family 22 member 31 isoform X1 encodes MEFDARLLRPAGGFGRRARLLAAATWVPNAALALGFFAGLLLAAPPAHRCRPDPALLPPALRNLSGRALLNASVPRGPAGWSRCLLYRYAPGAAGPNRTGPCTRGWDYELPAAGLRSSLVTQWDLVCSDRWKVPLEQTTYLLGWLSGCIVLGLACDRFGRRATFVFSLVLAVPLGIGVALALNYMMLLSLRLLLGAALAGTFLSLYVARLELCDPPHRLMVVMVAGFFWVAGELLLPGLAVLCRQWRLLQGAVTLTLALLATCWGCPSLFPESPRWLLATRQLEKGRKGLRALAEGNGVSLEDEFYSQEHLLAELESEGAPLPRYHTLCEVFSTRVIWKNSLILGFTAFIGSGIRPCFTRNLAPYLPQFHFSYFLLAALEAAACLFLCVTVNRVGRRPILLLCTILTGIASLLLLALTQYLLDWIILTLSVLGIAYSQAVTMLSIFFASEVLPTVVRGAGLGLIMAASFVGKAAGPIMDIQNNRGFFLHHVVFASFAILSVLSIMLLPESKGKGLPESLQDGESQRRPPLFRSSRRRDQLPLLSPRSAGLAPEAQDYARLVTATKKMLSSHRRTPPRDRQLLLEPAPHGDPQQET; translated from the exons aTGGAGTTCGACGCGCGGCTGCTGCGGCCCGCGGGCGGCTTCGGGCGCCGCGCCCGGCTCCTGGCGGCCGCCACCTGGGTCCCTAACGCGGCGCTGGCGCTGGGCTTCTTCGCggggctgctgctggcggcgccGCCCGCCCACCGCTGCCGCCCGGACCCCGCGCTGCTGCCGCCCGCGCTGCGCAAcctgtcgggccgggcgctgctcAACGCCTCGGTGCCGCGGGGCCCCGCGGGCTGGAGCCGCTGCCTCCTGTATCGCTACGCGcccggcgccgcggggcccaacCGCACCGGGCCCTGCACCCGCGGCTGGGACTACGAGCTGCCCGCGGCCGGGCTGCGCTCCAGCCTCGTCACCCAG TGGGACTTGGTGTGCTCGGATCGCTGGAAGGTGCCACTCGAACAGACCACCTACCTGCTGGGCTGGCTCAGCGGCTGCATTGTGCTCGGCTTGGCCTGCGACAG GTTTGGCCGGCGTGCCACCTTCGTGTTCTCCCTGGTGCTGGCGGTTCCGCTGGGCATCGGTGTGGCGCTGGCACTGAATTACATGATGCTGCTGTCGCTGCGGCTCCTTCTCGGTGCTGCGCTGGCTGGCACCTTCCTCTCCCTTTACGTCGCAA ggctggagctgtgcGACCCTCCCCACCGGCTGATGGTCGTCATGGTTGCGGGGTTCTTCTGGgttgctggggagctgctgctgccaggcttGGCGGTGCTGTGTCGGCAATGGCGGCTGCTGCAGGGGGCCGTGACGCTGACACTGGCCCTGCTGGCCACCTGCTGGGG CTGCCCGTCGCTGTTCCCAGAGTCACCCCGCTGGCTGCTGGCCACGCGGCAGCTGGAGAAGGGCAGGAAGGGTCTGCGGGCCCTTGCGGAGGGCAACGGTGTGAGCCTGGAGGACGAATTCTACAGCCAGGAGCACCTGTTAGCAG AGCTGGAGTCTGAGGGGGCCCCGCTGCCCCGCTACCACACGCTCTGCGAGGTCTTCAGCACCCGAGTCATCTGGAAAAACAGCCTCATCCTCGGCTTCACGGC GTTCATCGGCAGCGGGATCCGGCCCTGCTTCACACGCAACCTGGCTCCCTACCTCCCCCAGTTCCACTTCTCCTACTTCCTGCTGGCGGCGCTGGAGGCGGCGGCCTGCCTCTTCCTTTGCGTCACCGTCAACCGCGTCGGGCGCCGCCCCATCCTGCTGCTCTGCACCATCCTGACCGGCATcgcctcgctgctgctgctggccctgaCGCAGT ATCTGCTGGACTGGATCATCCTGACCCTCTCTGTCCTGGGCATCGCGTACTCACAGGCCGTCACCATGCTCAGCATCTTCTTTGCCAGTGAGGTCCTTCCCACCGTGGTCAG GGGCGCGGGGCTCGGCCTCATCATGGCTGCCAGCTTCGTGGGCAAAGCGGCCGGGCCCATCATGGACATCCAGAACAACCGGGGCTTCTTCCTGCACCACGTGGTCTTTGCCTCCTTCGCCATCCTCTCCGTGCTCAGCATCATGCTGCTGCCCGAGAGCAAGGGCAAGGGCCTGCCCGAGTCGCTGCAGGACGGTGAGAGCCAGCGCCGGCCCCCCCTCTTCCGCTCCTCCCGCCGCagggaccagctgcctctgctttcGCCCCGCAGCGCCGGCCTCGCCCCCGAGGCCCAGGACTACGCCCGCCTCGTCACTGCCACCAAGAAGATGCTGAGCTCCCACCGGCGCACCCCCCCGCGGgacaggcagctgctgctggagcctgcccCACATGGTGACCCCCAGCAGGAGACttag